In Paenibacillus sonchi, a single genomic region encodes these proteins:
- a CDS encoding DUF1906 domain-containing protein, with protein MAKGFDCAAPLTKTLAKKFREGGYEFACRYLVPSGWKRLTKSEAAAISAGGLQIVSVFETTANRALGGRAAGLTDGAAAAQTALAVGQPAGSRIYFAVDFDASAKQMDTIIQYLKAAGEAARNFRTGVYGSAAVVEAAMAAKACTGFWQTYAWSKGRKAEGIHIYQYDNGPKGLGQPIYGVNVDLNQSSGDVGWWNTLTTIQQPDGCAGEVNDYMLNKEDANKIIAFIQAAYMAAGSAESRTEFHRLADELRKASGQAVDGEK; from the coding sequence ATGGCCAAGGGGTTTGATTGCGCGGCACCGCTGACGAAGACATTAGCGAAGAAGTTCCGGGAGGGCGGATATGAATTCGCCTGCCGTTACCTCGTGCCGTCGGGCTGGAAAAGACTTACCAAGTCAGAGGCAGCGGCCATCAGCGCAGGCGGACTGCAAATAGTCTCTGTGTTTGAGACGACCGCTAACCGTGCGCTGGGCGGCCGCGCTGCGGGTCTGACTGACGGGGCGGCCGCTGCTCAAACGGCGCTGGCTGTAGGACAGCCTGCAGGAAGCCGGATCTACTTTGCCGTAGATTTCGATGCTTCAGCGAAGCAGATGGACACGATAATTCAGTATCTTAAGGCAGCAGGTGAAGCCGCCCGGAATTTTCGGACTGGCGTTTACGGCAGCGCGGCGGTTGTTGAGGCAGCGATGGCGGCCAAAGCCTGCACAGGGTTCTGGCAGACCTATGCCTGGAGCAAGGGCCGGAAGGCGGAGGGGATTCACATCTATCAGTACGACAATGGCCCCAAAGGGCTGGGGCAGCCGATTTATGGTGTGAATGTGGATTTGAATCAGTCCAGCGGCGATGTGGGGTGGTGGAACACGCTGACTACGATCCAACAGCCGGACGGCTGCGCCGGGGAGGTGAATGATTACATGCTGAATAAGGAGGATGCCAACAAGATCATTGCCTTCATTCAAGCCGCCTACATGGCTGCAGGCAGTGCGGAGTCCAGAACAGAATTCCACCGCCTGGCAGATGAACTGCGCAAAGCATCGGGACAGGCAGTGGACGGGGAGAAGTAG
- a CDS encoding hemolysin XhlA → MNEILQRLTRVETKLDIMNSARDIALEAMQSSKSAHLRVDEMRDELARLKVRQGESQRWLVGTIISSAGLFIAAAGLLLKIIIG, encoded by the coding sequence ATGAACGAAATTCTTCAACGGTTGACCCGCGTAGAAACAAAGCTTGATATTATGAACAGCGCCAGGGATATCGCACTTGAAGCGATGCAGAGCAGTAAATCGGCGCATCTGCGTGTGGATGAGATGCGGGATGAGCTGGCCAGATTGAAGGTACGGCAAGGGGAGAGCCAGCGGTGGCTGGTGGGAACCATCATCAGCAGTGCCGGGCTATTTATTGCGGCTGCCGGGCTTTTGCTGAAAATAATAATCGGATAG
- a CDS encoding HEAT repeat domain-containing protein → MYLVYDKNNMQVTITDEQLLEAYKQKGEELPIELIIAMGASHNKMYVPRLQEALYHQTMRVRIKTMHSLLSIGDTDSLDALRIKEQSIPEEDFLSSISEKAILQSIIIRLENGPEGAEKAFFNEGVHPAVKNKLLYNYSSTMILTLEDVQFVIKALEAYVNKSESWMLKLKKTSYEDAIIKGLESLWRASEQKKPLMDYVSSVFIEKLVGIGSQILKMKIDSYAKEVIVIFAKYLKPPYAYSMLEPLVNSSIRGDIKRELEKTLQILQMDKRKED, encoded by the coding sequence ATGTACCTAGTATATGATAAAAATAATATGCAAGTAACAATCACCGATGAACAATTATTAGAAGCCTATAAACAAAAAGGTGAAGAGTTGCCCATTGAATTAATAATTGCTATGGGAGCTTCACACAATAAAATGTATGTTCCTAGATTACAAGAAGCTCTATATCATCAAACGATGCGAGTAAGAATCAAAACTATGCATAGCCTTCTCAGTATAGGTGATACTGATAGTCTCGACGCATTAAGAATAAAAGAGCAATCCATACCAGAAGAAGATTTCCTTTCATCTATCAGCGAAAAGGCAATTCTTCAATCTATAATCATCCGACTGGAGAATGGGCCTGAAGGTGCTGAAAAAGCATTTTTTAATGAGGGGGTTCATCCTGCAGTTAAAAACAAATTATTGTATAACTACTCAAGTACGATGATTCTAACACTTGAAGATGTACAGTTTGTAATTAAGGCACTAGAAGCATATGTGAATAAAAGTGAATCCTGGATGCTAAAGTTGAAAAAAACGAGCTATGAGGATGCTATTATTAAGGGTTTAGAGTCACTATGGAGAGCTTCCGAACAAAAAAAACCACTAATGGATTATGTCAGCAGTGTGTTTATTGAGAAATTAGTTGGAATAGGTTCTCAAATTTTAAAAATGAAAATAGATTCTTACGCAAAGGAGGTTATAGTAATATTTGCGAAATACTTAAAACCCCCATACGCTTATAGCATGTTAGAACCATTAGTAAATAGTAGCATTAGGGGCGACATAAAAAGGGAACTGGAAAAAACCCTGCAAATCCTTCAAATGGATAAAAGGAAGGAGGATTGA
- a CDS encoding HNH endonuclease → MQTQATATKEKENTSGSHKPYSNPLTFVRPAATKLPDPVEIIRRVRQNPASLSREDKLALQRTLGNRAVVQLLSSLKDGPKDEKKTDNSAEASKGGQGQGSPENTPAEREPAFTEPAQAKLKPLSAQTEPKAQQNEKPRNIAKVSSALKEQSKPLAKSSPSGAKAGKGKADEERPDGKEKAAAPQATETGKAQAAEAQDAKNVNEGKESKGAKEAKSEKKSKAEDSKGESAQKGAPKEPSLGEALGALAGEGKEEPAKAKKVNIHGEDPGQILGQLTHVQPTELGDAYAQAVDVSAGALAKQKQKTRQGLPVIPTPTGLKGKVLQARRKIAPLKHDVPDGYKSERSGGSAQPGNLGRMDIGSSGSGGNPEAMLGEIRSAAAVPPEISLTGEADPSQLEGFSQEASQQVGAAKRAEMGQISSPFGENDIYPEPDGSTLKAAELQGGHAPGAKKLPVLGVPADMTAGLNHSLAPEMKKQLGAKQAEYGKEKAAFDSKVQRSKADSHAQIQQAEAEAKDKQLNQQAGAKAEVDHLRGEWKNELDAAEADYAGQAGAAAQQKKGEINSVRAEKEREAQKKQSEAEREATQAYSKAKKEADGKHEEEKAKEEKKGGFLGWVKDKLEAVVEVVKKAVTFIFEGLRKAVKFIFDKAKQAVLGIIELGRKLITTLIKGLGTLLKKLVSVVFAKFPGIAAKICSKIDGVVNNAVKAVNQLAQKLKTKVTQVMDFLAAKVDQALAAVQNFYTKLISTLGHLLIATFLDVLSRIGALGKAAKRSLSHLEGKMWEYLLGVDISKPMGAGAAEGGAGPQAQEEGQAADEKLTADDIEMESVEEGELDPALVQEANLKDGETKQLPGSSKPATMDSIMADFDTGKAEQSVGGKIADGAKLRASNAKMLFDQMKSYVIKWMKSNGLKLLAAIAGILVGVVAAEILTGGAITAALPMIMNLITLYLQADAIKSVAQTLVQASGYIGTYLSQGWQKMIEPAAIALATALAMGLVELAMELGFKAIGKGLNKAGKAVKNSIGAAGAGVRKAAGAGVKGIKSLLKSGAKLASKSGSMIIRSGKIVIKSLQKGLMKGAKKLRVLLDRVLQRFKFKKFKLERKGKHIRLYGEVNPWVLLIDGELRDIDEKQLEKELKQLELDGKKPISLNDAEYSKLSNLEDSRLKTISNSADGDKSKIDFDSLNDAVDGNSKKKVTGETKSTKTGKKIHKERADERRTSGEYDTVNEPLKDKDGNDIKVPKRIDEEGNPSIKYQKAIPDAVQGPPKGNIIDDKPLGRPISKDKQEIRRFIDAYTIKYGEPPKQIIIERYDPQTGASAGQEFFNPDDFMTHQKG, encoded by the coding sequence TTGCAGACCCAAGCAACCGCGACCAAGGAGAAAGAGAACACTTCGGGCAGCCACAAACCTTACAGCAATCCACTGACGTTCGTACGGCCAGCCGCAACAAAGCTACCGGACCCGGTAGAGATTATCCGGCGTGTCCGTCAAAATCCGGCTTCTTTGAGCCGGGAAGACAAGCTGGCGCTCCAGCGTACCTTAGGCAACCGTGCCGTGGTTCAATTGTTATCCAGCCTGAAGGATGGGCCTAAGGATGAGAAAAAAACAGATAACTCAGCAGAGGCGTCAAAGGGCGGACAAGGACAGGGAAGCCCGGAAAATACTCCGGCTGAGCGGGAGCCTGCTTTTACGGAACCGGCACAAGCAAAGCTAAAACCGCTTAGCGCTCAGACTGAACCGAAGGCGCAGCAGAATGAAAAGCCCCGCAATATAGCAAAGGTTAGCTCTGCACTCAAAGAGCAGAGTAAACCTTTGGCGAAAAGTTCACCTTCGGGCGCTAAAGCGGGTAAAGGAAAAGCAGATGAAGAGCGGCCGGACGGAAAAGAGAAAGCAGCAGCTCCTCAGGCTACAGAAACTGGGAAAGCGCAAGCGGCCGAAGCCCAAGATGCGAAGAATGTGAACGAAGGCAAAGAGTCCAAGGGAGCAAAGGAAGCAAAGTCAGAAAAAAAATCCAAGGCGGAGGATTCCAAAGGGGAATCCGCACAGAAGGGAGCACCGAAGGAACCATCCTTGGGTGAGGCCTTGGGCGCGTTGGCGGGAGAGGGGAAGGAAGAGCCGGCCAAGGCTAAGAAGGTGAACATCCACGGGGAAGATCCGGGGCAAATTCTCGGTCAGCTGACCCATGTTCAGCCCACAGAGCTCGGGGATGCCTATGCCCAGGCTGTGGATGTATCCGCAGGCGCATTAGCGAAGCAGAAGCAGAAGACCCGGCAGGGGCTGCCGGTGATTCCGACCCCTACGGGACTCAAGGGAAAAGTGCTGCAAGCCCGGAGAAAAATAGCGCCGCTGAAACATGACGTTCCGGACGGCTATAAGAGCGAACGGTCTGGCGGAAGCGCGCAACCAGGAAATCTTGGGCGAATGGACATCGGGTCTTCAGGATCAGGCGGGAATCCGGAAGCCATGTTGGGCGAAATCCGTTCTGCTGCAGCGGTGCCGCCGGAAATCAGCCTGACAGGCGAGGCGGACCCGTCCCAGCTTGAAGGCTTCAGCCAGGAGGCCTCCCAGCAGGTAGGAGCAGCCAAGCGGGCGGAGATGGGCCAGATCAGCAGTCCGTTTGGTGAAAATGACATCTATCCCGAGCCGGACGGCTCCACCCTGAAAGCCGCAGAGCTGCAAGGAGGCCATGCCCCGGGAGCCAAAAAGCTGCCTGTGCTGGGAGTGCCGGCGGACATGACTGCCGGGCTGAATCACAGCCTCGCTCCGGAAATGAAAAAGCAGCTGGGGGCCAAGCAGGCTGAATACGGCAAGGAGAAAGCAGCGTTCGACAGCAAGGTGCAGCGCTCCAAAGCAGACAGCCACGCCCAAATCCAGCAGGCGGAGGCCGAGGCCAAGGACAAGCAGCTTAACCAGCAGGCCGGGGCGAAGGCGGAAGTGGATCATCTGCGCGGCGAATGGAAAAACGAGCTGGATGCGGCCGAAGCCGACTATGCCGGTCAGGCTGGAGCCGCAGCGCAGCAGAAAAAAGGCGAGATCAACAGCGTCCGGGCGGAAAAAGAGCGCGAAGCGCAGAAAAAGCAGTCCGAAGCTGAACGGGAAGCCACCCAGGCCTACAGCAAAGCCAAGAAGGAAGCCGACGGAAAACACGAGGAAGAAAAAGCGAAGGAAGAGAAGAAGGGCGGCTTCCTCGGCTGGGTCAAAGACAAGCTCGAAGCAGTGGTCGAAGTGGTTAAAAAGGCAGTTACCTTTATTTTCGAAGGCCTCCGGAAAGCGGTTAAGTTTATTTTTGACAAAGCCAAGCAAGCCGTGCTGGGCATTATTGAACTGGGCCGCAAGCTGATCACCACGCTGATTAAAGGCCTGGGAACGCTGCTCAAAAAGCTGGTTTCGGTTGTTTTTGCCAAATTCCCTGGCATCGCCGCCAAAATATGCAGCAAAATTGACGGAGTCGTCAACAATGCGGTAAAGGCTGTCAACCAGCTGGCGCAGAAGCTCAAAACCAAAGTCACACAGGTTATGGATTTCCTGGCCGCCAAGGTGGATCAGGCGCTGGCTGCGGTGCAGAACTTCTACACCAAGCTGATCTCAACGTTAGGCCATCTTCTCATTGCTACCTTTCTGGATGTACTGTCACGGATTGGGGCGCTCGGCAAGGCGGCCAAGCGTTCGCTCAGCCATTTGGAAGGCAAGATGTGGGAGTATTTGCTGGGTGTGGACATCTCCAAGCCTATGGGGGCAGGAGCGGCCGAAGGCGGCGCCGGGCCACAGGCACAGGAGGAAGGTCAGGCTGCGGACGAGAAGCTTACGGCAGATGACATCGAAATGGAGTCGGTTGAAGAAGGAGAGCTGGACCCGGCGCTGGTGCAGGAAGCGAACCTTAAGGACGGGGAAACGAAGCAGCTTCCAGGCAGCAGCAAGCCGGCTACGATGGACAGCATTATGGCGGATTTTGATACCGGAAAAGCGGAGCAAAGCGTTGGCGGCAAGATCGCCGACGGCGCGAAGCTTCGTGCCAGCAATGCGAAAATGTTGTTTGACCAGATGAAATCGTATGTAATAAAATGGATGAAGAGTAATGGATTGAAGCTTTTGGCGGCCATCGCGGGGATATTGGTTGGCGTCGTCGCTGCCGAGATCCTCACAGGCGGGGCGATCACTGCCGCCCTTCCGATGATTATGAATCTCATCACCCTGTACCTGCAAGCAGATGCGATCAAATCCGTCGCCCAGACCCTGGTCCAAGCCTCTGGTTATATTGGCACCTACCTGAGCCAGGGCTGGCAGAAGATGATCGAGCCTGCGGCCATCGCGCTCGCCACCGCACTTGCCATGGGACTGGTTGAGCTGGCGATGGAGCTCGGGTTCAAGGCGATTGGCAAAGGGCTGAACAAAGCCGGAAAAGCCGTAAAAAACAGCATCGGAGCCGCCGGTGCGGGAGTGAGGAAGGCAGCAGGTGCAGGAGTAAAGGGCATCAAGAGCCTGCTGAAATCCGGAGCCAAGCTTGCCTCCAAGAGCGGCAGCATGATCATCCGGAGCGGCAAAATCGTGATCAAGAGCCTGCAGAAAGGGCTCATGAAGGGGGCCAAAAAGCTCAGAGTCCTGCTGGACCGGGTTCTGCAGAGGTTTAAGTTTAAGAAGTTTAAGCTGGAGCGTAAGGGCAAGCATATCCGTCTTTATGGCGAGGTTAATCCTTGGGTGCTGCTGATTGACGGTGAGTTGCGGGACATCGATGAGAAGCAACTTGAAAAGGAATTAAAGCAGCTTGAACTCGATGGTAAGAAGCCGATCAGTCTTAACGATGCGGAATATAGTAAACTTAGCAACCTAGAAGATTCAAGGCTTAAAACTATCTCAAATAGTGCAGATGGGGATAAGAGCAAAATTGATTTTGATAGTCTTAACGATGCTGTAGACGGCAACAGTAAAAAGAAGGTTACTGGGGAGACTAAAAGCACTAAGACTGGTAAGAAGATTCACAAGGAACGTGCAGACGAGCGTCGTACAAGTGGTGAGTACGATACAGTTAATGAGCCATTGAAGGATAAAGACGGGAATGACATTAAAGTTCCAAAAAGAATTGACGAAGAAGGTAATCCTTCAATTAAATATCAAAAAGCTATACCTGATGCTGTTCAAGGACCTCCAAAAGGAAATATTATTGATGATAAACCATTAGGGCGGCCAATTTCAAAAGACAAGCAAGAGATTCGCAGGTTTATTGATGCGTACACTATAAAATATGGAGAACCACCTAAACAGATAATTATAGAACGTTATGATCCACAGACAGGTGCTTCGGCAGGACAAGAGTTTTTTAATCCAGATGATTTTATGACGCACCAAAAAGGATGA